In one window of Gossypium hirsutum isolate 1008001.06 chromosome A01, Gossypium_hirsutum_v2.1, whole genome shotgun sequence DNA:
- the LOC107925552 gene encoding (+)-delta-cadinene synthase isozyme A — MASQVSQILASPHTSIPCNMENRPKADFHPGIWGDIFLNYPNEDIDTATQLRHEELKEEVRRKLVAPMGDNSTQKLPLIDAVQRLGVYYHFEEEIEDALEAIYHDNNDVDNDLYTTSLRFRLLREHGFNVSCEVFDKFKDEEGNFMSSITTDVQGLLELYEASYMRVHGEDILDEAISFTTTHITLAAPTLEYPLSEQVAHALKQSIRRGLPRVEARRYISIYQDIESHNKALLEFAKIDFNLLQLLHRKELSEICRWWKDLDFTKKLPFARDRVVEGYFWIMGVYFEPQYSLGRKMMTKVIAMASIVDDTYDSYATYDELIPYTDAIERWDIKCMDELPEFMKISYKALLDVYEEMEQLMAKQGRQYRVKYARKAMIRLAQAYLLEAKWTHQNYKPTFEEFRDNALPTSGYGMLAITAFVGMGDVITPETFEWATNDPKIIKASTIICRFMDDIAEHKFKHRREDDCSAIECYMEQYGVTAQEAYDEFNKHIESSWKDINEEFLKPTEMPVPVLNRSLNLARVMDVLYREGDGYTHVGKAAKGGISSLLIDPIPL; from the exons ATGGCTTCACAAGTTTCTCAAATCCTTGCTTCACCCCATACTTCCATTCCCTGCAACATGGAAAATCGTCCCAAGGCTGATTTTCACCCTGGCATTTGGGGAGATATCTTCCTCAATTACCCTAATGAG GATATTGATACTGCAACTCAACTCCGACATGAAGAACTAAAAGAAGAAGTTAGGCGGAAGCTTGTGGCTCCCATGGGTGATAATTCAACCCAAAAACTGCCCCTTATTGATGCAGTCCAAAGGTTGGGTGTGTATTACCATTTTGAGGAAGAGATTGAAGATGCATTAGAAGCTATATACCATGACAACAATGATGTCGACAATGATCTCTATACCACCTCTCTTCGATTTCGATTACTTAGAGAGCATGGCTTTAATGTTTCATGTG AGGTATTCGATAAGTTCAAAGATGAGGAAGGAAATTTCATGTCATCCATAACCACTGATGTGCAAGGACTGTTGGAGCTTTATGAAGCTTCGTATATGCGGGTGCATGGGGAAGATATATTGGATGAGGCAATTTCTTTCACCACCACTCACATAACTCTTGCAGCACCGACTTTAGAGTATCCATTGTCGGAACAAGTTGCACATGCCTTAAAACAGTCCATCCGAAGAGGCTTGCCTAGGGTCGAGGCTAGGCGATACATTTCGATATACCAGGATATTGAATCCCATAATAAGGCATTGTTGGAATTTGCAAAGATAGATTTCAACTTGTTACAGCTTTTGCATAGAAAAGAGCTAAGTGAAATTTGTAG gtggtGGAAGGATTTAGACTTTACAAAAAAGTTACCGTTTGCGAGAGATAGAGTGGTTGAAGGTTACTTTTGGATAATGGGAGTATACTTTGAGCCACAATACTCTCTTGGTAGAAAGATGATGACAAAAGTAATAGCCATGGCATCTATCGTAGATGATACATATGACTCATATGCAACATATGATGAACTCATTCCCTATACAGATGCAATCGAGAG GTGGGATATTAAATGTATGGATGAGCTCCCAGAATTCATGAAAATAAGCTATAAAGCACTATTAGATGTTTATGAGGAAATGGAGCAACTAATGGCAAAGCAAGGGAGACAATATCGTGTCAAATATGCAAGGAAGGCG ATGATACGACTTGCTCAAGCTTACCTTTTGGAAGCCAAATGGACCCATCAAAACTACAAACCAACATTTGAGGAGTTTAGAGATAATGCATTGCCAACCTCGGGCTATGGCATGCTTGCTATTACAGCTTTTGTGGGCATGGGAGATGTTATAACTCCAGAGACATTTGAATGGGCAACCAACGACCCTAAGATCATCAAAGCTTCCACAATAATTTGCAGGTTCATGGATGACATCGCTGAACACAAGTTCAAGCATCGGAGAGAAGATGATTGCTCAGCCATCGAGTGCTACATGGAACAATATGGCGTAACGGCACAAGAGGCTTATGATGAATTCAACAAGCATATAGAGAGCTCCTGGAAGGACATTAACGAAGAGTTCCTGAAACCAACAGAAATGCCAGTACCTGTTCTAAATAGAAGTCTCAACCTTGCAAGAGTGATGGATGTGCTTTACAGAGAAGGAGATGGTTATACACATGTTGGCAAAGCTGCTAAAGGTGGGATCAGTTCATTGCTCATCGATCCAATTCCACTTTGA